One stretch of Shewanella sp. Arc9-LZ DNA includes these proteins:
- a CDS encoding VOC family protein, with protein sequence MLNGIHHVAIICADYPRSKAFYTQVLGLKVIAEHYREARDSYKLDLALPDGSQIELFSFNGAPPRPSYPEAQGLRHLAFKVDDLDVVVAHLQQNNISVEPVRIDEYTGKQYTFFSDPDGLPLELYQVS encoded by the coding sequence ATGCTAAATGGAATTCATCACGTCGCGATTATCTGTGCCGATTACCCACGTTCAAAAGCATTTTATACGCAAGTTTTAGGGTTAAAAGTTATTGCTGAGCATTACCGCGAAGCACGGGATTCTTACAAGCTTGACTTAGCTTTGCCCGATGGTAGCCAAATTGAGCTATTTTCATTTAATGGTGCGCCGCCAAGACCCAGTTATCCCGAAGCCCAAGGCTTACGTCATTTAGCGTTTAAAGTTGATGATCTCGATGTGGTAGTGGCCCATTTGCAGCAGAACAACATCTCAGTCGAACCCGTTCGTATTGACGAATATACCGGTAAACAATATACCTTTTTTAGCGATCCAGACGGTTTACCGTTAGAGCTTTATCAAGTCAGTTAA
- a CDS encoding TonB-dependent siderophore receptor has translation MKSSNYSKLSLGAQAVAAALVFSSPALYAADTKNETCDKDILAKCKPAQTDESIERIRVHGVQNSVYMFNNSADKRRMAALVDTPQVITVLTQDQIQESGNTDLKDILSAQAGVTLGTGENGNAFGDRYIIRGHEARSDVFVDGLRDPGMTTRESFATERVEITKGPSSTFAGRGSSGGAINSVTKKASVAYDFGRVDLGIGTDDHTRLTVDYNLPISDKVAVRLNGLAAEEDKPGREGITSERQGVQLSGVYEATDALSFTADGYYLDAKDVPDLGSYFDRDTRKPLEDIPVYAQDGDFLNSKVTTFTLRTEYELNDSITLYNATRVGHTENGYITTGMGGTTRADTDPTAPGASTLTLSTHQGNQDVDYVSTQFNLFWNTQALGFNHKLVFGLEYTDENVDNGVYSITNNNDGNCLTNGRGGVSESYCIIDGDGNTVDNIGQLMDRSYVDGGSDAIYDIETVSVYMMDTVELTDQLALFFGFRQDSFDYSNNTTSRAVEVDYAYSDTMYNGNIGLVYDLSEDANIYANYSTATNINGGESDLGANCGYGGICGTQEQAAEADAEIVENLELGTKWMLFDDKMMFSASIFQITKSDVMESVGDSYSTLGTLNTGKNRVKGIEFGMVGNITDKLSIQFSAAKMDSEILESYNPANIGLVLSNFADESAYLQLRYELTESFVFGGSYTYQSEMYGGQPDTAAGYDSDNSRYSIVVPNYQVVDLFASYNATEDLTFRVNVGNILNEEYWTAAYRSGSFMYLGDARNAKLSMTYEF, from the coding sequence ATGAAGTCGAGTAATTACAGTAAGTTATCGTTAGGTGCTCAAGCCGTTGCTGCAGCATTAGTATTCAGTAGCCCAGCGCTATATGCTGCAGACACCAAAAATGAAACTTGCGATAAGGATATATTGGCGAAATGTAAACCCGCGCAAACGGACGAATCAATAGAGCGAATTCGTGTTCATGGTGTGCAAAACTCGGTTTACATGTTTAATAACTCAGCCGACAAACGCCGAATGGCTGCACTTGTCGATACGCCTCAAGTGATTACCGTGTTAACTCAAGACCAAATTCAAGAGTCAGGAAATACCGACTTAAAAGACATTTTGTCAGCTCAAGCGGGTGTCACCCTTGGTACGGGTGAAAACGGTAATGCATTCGGTGATCGTTATATTATCCGTGGTCACGAAGCACGTAGCGACGTGTTTGTAGATGGACTTCGCGACCCTGGCATGACCACTCGTGAAAGTTTTGCCACCGAGCGAGTTGAAATTACCAAAGGTCCAAGTTCAACATTTGCTGGCCGTGGTTCATCAGGTGGTGCCATTAACAGTGTGACTAAAAAAGCCTCAGTAGCTTACGATTTTGGCCGTGTCGATCTGGGTATTGGTACTGACGATCACACTCGTCTAACGGTGGACTATAACTTACCGATATCAGACAAAGTGGCAGTACGCCTTAATGGTTTAGCGGCTGAAGAAGACAAGCCGGGCCGCGAAGGCATTACGAGTGAACGCCAAGGTGTTCAGTTATCGGGTGTGTATGAAGCCACCGATGCATTGTCATTTACCGCCGATGGTTACTACCTAGACGCGAAAGATGTGCCAGATTTAGGCAGTTATTTTGATCGAGATACTCGTAAGCCGCTAGAAGATATTCCTGTTTATGCTCAAGATGGTGACTTTCTAAATTCTAAGGTCACCACGTTTACTTTACGTACCGAATATGAGTTAAATGACAGCATTACGTTGTACAACGCCACACGCGTTGGACATACCGAAAATGGCTATATTACAACCGGTATGGGCGGCACAACGCGGGCCGATACCGACCCAACAGCGCCTGGTGCCAGCACCTTAACGCTTAGTACTCACCAAGGTAACCAAGATGTTGATTATGTCAGCACTCAATTCAACTTATTTTGGAACACTCAAGCACTGGGTTTTAATCACAAGTTAGTATTTGGCCTTGAATACACAGATGAAAATGTTGATAACGGCGTATATAGCATCACCAACAACAATGATGGAAATTGTTTGACCAATGGTCGCGGTGGCGTATCAGAGTCTTATTGTATTATTGATGGTGACGGCAATACTGTCGATAACATCGGCCAGTTAATGGATCGCAGCTATGTTGATGGTGGATCAGATGCGATATACGACATCGAGACTGTGTCGGTATACATGATGGATACGGTCGAATTAACCGATCAATTAGCATTGTTTTTTGGTTTTAGACAAGACAGCTTTGATTACAGTAATAACACCACGAGTCGTGCTGTTGAAGTGGATTATGCCTATTCCGATACCATGTATAACGGCAATATTGGCTTAGTTTACGACTTATCTGAAGATGCTAATATCTACGCCAATTACAGTACTGCAACCAACATCAACGGCGGTGAGTCTGACTTAGGTGCTAACTGTGGTTACGGTGGTATTTGTGGTACACAAGAGCAAGCTGCTGAAGCCGATGCCGAAATCGTTGAAAACCTAGAGCTTGGCACCAAGTGGATGTTGTTTGACGACAAAATGATGTTTTCAGCATCAATCTTCCAAATCACTAAAAGTGATGTAATGGAAAGTGTTGGCGACAGTTACTCAACTTTGGGGACACTTAATACCGGTAAAAACCGCGTTAAAGGTATTGAGTTTGGTATGGTCGGCAATATTACTGACAAACTCAGCATACAATTCTCGGCTGCCAAAATGGATTCCGAAATTTTAGAATCTTACAATCCAGCTAATATTGGTTTAGTACTGAGTAACTTTGCTGATGAAAGCGCTTATTTGCAACTGCGTTATGAGCTAACAGAGTCATTCGTATTTGGTGGTAGTTACACTTATCAAAGTGAAATGTATGGTGGACAACCAGACACTGCAGCAGGTTATGATAGCGACAATAGCCGTTACAGCATTGTGGTGCCTAACTATCAAGTAGTTGATTTATTTGCCAGTTACAATGCCACCGAAGATTTAACTTTCCGTGTCAACGTAGGTAACATATTGAACGAAGAATACTGGACGGCAGCTTATCGTTCTGGCTCATTTATGTACTTAGGTGACGCCCGTAATGCTAAATTGTCGATGACATATGAGTTTTAA
- a CDS encoding Fe2+-dependent dioxygenase yields MIVIEQILSKQDVGAYRQQLAECPWGDGRKTAMGIAASVKNNNQADAQHANVRQLANQLLARIGETPKIVSAALPHKIFPPCFNRYSETEEYGYHVDAAIMRIPNTAEVIRSDVSMTVFLSEPEEYDGGELVIATEFGQQQIKLPAGYAVVYPSSSLHKVTAVTRGQRVAAITWMQSMVADVTLRQTLYQLDQSIQNLIKTNNTDRAELDNLHNVYHNLIRQFTQL; encoded by the coding sequence ATGATTGTTATTGAACAAATTCTCTCGAAACAGGATGTCGGTGCTTATCGTCAGCAACTGGCTGAATGTCCGTGGGGCGACGGCCGTAAAACCGCAATGGGGATAGCGGCGTCGGTTAAAAATAACAATCAAGCAGATGCGCAACACGCTAATGTGCGCCAACTGGCTAATCAACTACTGGCGCGTATTGGCGAAACGCCTAAAATTGTATCAGCGGCGTTACCGCATAAGATATTTCCGCCGTGCTTTAATCGTTATAGCGAAACTGAAGAGTATGGTTACCATGTCGATGCAGCCATCATGCGGATCCCTAATACCGCAGAAGTGATCCGCAGTGATGTATCCATGACGGTATTTTTGAGTGAACCCGAAGAGTATGACGGTGGTGAGTTAGTTATTGCCACTGAATTTGGCCAGCAGCAAATTAAATTACCTGCAGGATACGCCGTAGTATACCCGTCGAGTAGTTTGCATAAAGTGACCGCGGTAACCCGAGGGCAACGCGTAGCAGCTATTACGTGGATGCAAAGTATGGTGGCCGATGTCACATTACGCCAAACCTTGTATCAGCTCGATCAAAGCATTCAAAACTTGATCAAAACCAATAACACAGATCGCGCCGAGTTAGATAACCTGCATAATGTGTATCACAATTTGATCAGGCAGTTTACCCAGCTGTAA
- the nrfD gene encoding NrfD/PsrC family molybdoenzyme membrane anchor subunit — protein MSAFHFDTLVWHWPIAVYLFLAGASAGAMFFAVLLKHFCLKEKAYQSGFIIAACIIAAISVLAGLGVLVLDLTKPWDFWKILVFYNPTSVMSMGVIILMLYQVFMYAWIAVTFRQPIDKFCEKHLPIACTLTRLLARYEAGITGLLVIFSVSLGAYTGFLLSAQPHFPMWNTGVLPLLFLASGLSSGAAASLLGGVLLKGNPNGAEVRFIHKIEIPLILGEILLMFTFFLGLVFSGGQSKVAAFNAIGVGFWGFVFWFGIMGLGLSAPLAMNLFMTATSKRKFSYVAGTACLSLLGVILLRNFILYTGQMVVS, from the coding sequence ATGAGTGCTTTTCATTTTGATACATTGGTTTGGCACTGGCCCATTGCAGTATACCTATTTTTAGCCGGGGCATCCGCAGGCGCCATGTTCTTCGCTGTTTTATTGAAACATTTTTGCTTAAAAGAGAAAGCATATCAGTCTGGATTTATTATAGCTGCTTGTATTATTGCGGCAATTTCCGTTTTAGCTGGCTTAGGAGTGTTGGTATTAGATTTAACAAAACCTTGGGACTTTTGGAAGATTCTAGTGTTTTACAATCCTACGTCGGTGATGTCGATGGGTGTGATTATCTTAATGCTATATCAAGTATTTATGTATGCTTGGATTGCAGTAACATTCAGACAACCCATTGATAAATTTTGTGAAAAACATTTACCAATCGCCTGTACGTTAACCAGGCTGCTAGCGCGATATGAAGCAGGTATAACCGGTTTACTAGTGATTTTCTCAGTGTCGCTAGGTGCCTATACCGGATTTTTATTATCGGCTCAGCCTCACTTCCCAATGTGGAATACCGGAGTATTACCCTTACTATTTTTAGCTTCTGGCTTGTCTTCAGGTGCCGCTGCATCACTATTAGGTGGTGTGTTACTCAAAGGCAATCCCAATGGTGCTGAAGTACGTTTTATTCATAAAATAGAGATCCCATTGATTTTAGGCGAGATACTCCTTATGTTCACCTTCTTCCTAGGATTGGTCTTCAGTGGTGGCCAAAGCAAGGTTGCGGCATTCAATGCTATCGGAGTAGGCTTTTGGGGATTTGTATTCTGGTTCGGCATTATGGGACTAGGATTGTCGGCCCCATTAGCGATGAACTTATTTATGACCGCCACTTCAAAACGCAAGTTTTCCTATGTTGCCGGAACAGCATGTCTAAGTTTATTGGGCGTCATATTATTACGTAACTTTATACTTTATACCGGTCAAATGGTGGTAAGTTAA